One Glycine max cultivar Williams 82 chromosome 6, Glycine_max_v4.0, whole genome shotgun sequence DNA segment encodes these proteins:
- the LOC100306010 gene encoding uncharacterized protein LOC100306010: protein MGRGKIEIKRIENSSNRQVTYSKRKNGILKKAKEISVLCDAQVSLIIFGVSGKMHEYISPYTTLIDVLDRYQRASGKTLWDAKHENLSNEIDRLKKENDSMQIELRHLKGEDITSLNYKELMALEDALENGLSGVREKKMEVHRMFKRNGKILEEQNKELSFLLQQHLAVEGIGNMHEQWI, encoded by the exons ATGGGGAGGGGTAAGATTGAGATCAAAAGGATTGAGAACTCAAGCAACAGGCAAGTTACCTACTCAAAGAGGAAGAATGGGATCCTCAAGAAGGCAAAGGAAATTAGTGTTCTATGTGATGCTCAAGtttcccttatcatctttggtgTCTCCGGGAAGATGCATGAATACATCAGCCCCTACACCAc GTTGATTGACGTTCTGGACAGATACCAAAGAGCTTCTGGGAAGACCCTCTGGGATGCTAAGCATGAG AACCTCAGCAATGAAATTGATAGACTCAAGAAAGAGAATGACAGCATGCAAATTGAGCTCAG GCACTTGAAAGGGGAGGACATCACGTCACTCAATTACAAGGAACTGATGGCACTAGAGGATGCCCTTGAAAATGGCCTCAGTGGAGTCCGTGAGAAaaag ATGGAAGTGCACAGGATGTTCAAGAGAAAT GGCAAGATTTTGGAGGAGCAAAATAAGGAACTCAGTTTCCTTCTG CAACAGCATTTGGCAGTAGAAGGAATTGGAAACATGCATGAACAATGGATTTGA